Genomic segment of Esox lucius isolate fEsoLuc1 chromosome 15, fEsoLuc1.pri, whole genome shotgun sequence:
CATCGTCGGACTTTTGACACTCTACACTGGATCCTCCATCATGTCAACACAGGTCAACAGGTCTTTGCTGTTGTTGACTGGGTACTACACACATACCTGAGGTACTCAGTACTTTCTCTCCTTGTAACTCCCTTTGTCTTATATTCACTCTGATGGTGTAGTACTGAATCTGAAGGTAAAGCAGAAATAGGAGAGCATTGCATTATAAAACAGCAAGGAAAAACAGGACAAACTCTGCTTTTCTCACAAATATTTCTCTTTAAATAAAACCTCTCTATATATAATGGATGAAGTATTTAAATGTACTGTCCAAAAactatttaatacatttgattattaAAATACAGTGTTCTGTGGCATCAGATGAAATGCTGAAGATAGTGGCTTGAAAACTCTTTCCTAACCAATCTTACACAAACCTAAAACAATGGTCCTCCTAACCCCTGCCCCGGACAGTATGCATGAGGCATGAGTTTTCTTGTTAATACTACAAGCATGCACAAAATACCACAGTGttggtgtttaaaaaataactcttgttttaaagtatttttcatGTTCTAAAATTATTATCGTATTGTCTGATCGCCCTATTTGTTAGGAAGTTGGTATCTATGTTCACTATGAATTCTGGAactttatgttattgtataaTGAACAGATCAATACTGAGGATTAGATTCTACAAGATTCTAGATTGTGTTTAGGAGactttgtgtttttatgaaaCTAATGTATCATTGCTAATATTAGCACATTATGTAGTTGTGCTATTGTGAAATGCCCTGTAAACATAAAAAAGTCAgcattatttgcacatttattGTTTTCAGAAATAAGGCAGTTAATGCAGAGGatatacaaacaaatatttatttagataTAATTTAAGATACATTTCAGATACAAAACAAGCTAAatttcagatacatttttgtatatttgaACAACAGGATTAATCTCTCTTGTTTTAATAAAgctttaaaagaaaaactaatattgCCACCCACTGGATATAAAATGCCCTCGCAAGTCATCCTGGAACTGGGCCTGACTCTTTTGGGATGTTTTTCTAGTAAGGAACTGTTAGGACATCCTGACCTCTGGAATGAGTCTATACAAGCTGTAGACCTTCTCCTTCTGACAGACTGGATTTCACAGGCTGAGAGGAAACTCCTGGCTGTTGTGCAGGTGATTCACATATAGGATAAGTGATGTGAAATAACAGTCTTCTCAAAATAAGCAAATTAGTAGGTTCTATGTCTTGAGAGGTATATTTCTATGTAAGTGATAATGTACATGATGTGAAGACTATGTATTTCAGTCTACCAGGGCCTCTCCTgagtttctttctctctttcaaacCCACCATAGGAGGACCTATTTACATCACTGGGGAGGATCCTGGAGAATGAGGAGTccagtagacaggtgtgtgtctctgtggatgAGGCCTTCGTCCACGTGCATCTGGATGTCATTCAGGTATTTCAACAATCATCGATGTGCACAGTgattttttgcattttatcaGCGTACTGTAAATCCACCAATACATGTCTCGccctgtctctcttctttctctctgcagTGTATTAATGCTGTGCTGGAGAGAGCAAATATGCTGAGCCAAACCCTGAAGCTCAAGGTCCAAAGAGTATGTTGGGAAGAGCTTAAGGACTTTGTAGAAAGGTATGTGTAGCTTTTTCTTAGTCCCACCATTGTTTCTTTGTCTGGCACAGAGcactgtcaaaatgtttaatggATGGGCTAAACTTTGCAGGTATGTCATTGTTAAAAAGAAGCAccttaaacaaaaatctaaaatgggTACAATGCACCTCTTTAAGATTACCAACACCTGCAAAGAACTCAGGTAAGTTCTATCTTTTCTACATATGATATTTAATAATTATGTATTCTTGTGTATGATAATCATGATTATCAATAATTATGCTTCTTTTGCAGCCTGTATGCTTCAGTTATTGCTGTTGATTACACAAGTTTAAATGCAGATCAAACCATTTCACCACTTGAGGAATTGGAAACTCTTGCTTTGAAGCTTCTCATGGACAGACAAATTCAACATGCACAGGTGCATCATCCATCCCGATGCAAATAAATAACTACAATAGACTCTTAaacttttgttttgtcattttaatgaattaaaatatacaggtgctggtcataaaattagatcatcaaaaagttgaattatttcagtaatttgaaTGGGTGAAActtttataatgtatacattcattccacacagactgatatattttaagtgtttatttcttttaattttgatgattataactgacaactaatgaaaaccccaaattcagtatctcagaaaattagaatattgtgaaaaggttcaatattgaagacacctggtgccacactctaatcagctaattaactgaCTTGACAGCTGACTTGCTGActtgctgacttgacagctgtccaaaagacgaccattgacaccttgcacaaggagggcaaaacacaaaaggtcatagctaaagaggctggctgttcacagatctcggtgtccaagcacattaacagagaggcgaagggaaggaaaagatgtggtagaaagaaGTGTACAAgcataaccgcaccctggagaggattgtgaaacaaaaaccattcaaaaatgtgggggagattcacaaagagtggactccagctggagtcagtgcttcaagaaccaccacgcacagacatatgcaagacatgggtttcagctgtcgcattccttgtgtaaaGCCACTCTGGAACAACACACAGCGTCaaaagcgtctcacctgggctaaagacaaaaaggactggactgctgctgagttatgttctctgattaaaataaaatccagagtctggaggaagagaggagaggcacagaatccacattgcttgaagtccagtgtaaagtttccacagtcagtgatggtttggggtgccatgtcatctgctggtgttggtctactgtgttttctgaggtccaaggtcaacgcagccatctaccaggaagttttagagcacttcatgcttcttgctgctgaccaactttatggagatttcattttccaacaggacttggcaccttgtttaaggaccatggtatccctgttcttaattggccagcaaactcgcctgaccttaaccctatagaaaatatatggggtattgtgaagaggaagatgcgatacgccagacccaacaatgcagaagagctgatggccactatcagagcaacgtGGGCTCTCATaaaacctgagcagtgccacagactgatcgactccatgccatgccacattgctgcagtaattgaggcaaaaggagccccaactaagtattgagtgctgtacatgctcatgcctttcatgttcattcttttcagttggccaacatttctaaaaatcctttttttgtattggtcttaagtaatattcacattttctgagatactgaatttgggattttcattagttgtcagttataatcatcaaaattaaaataaataaacatttgaaatatatcagtctgtgtgtaatgaatgaatataatatacaagtttcactttttaaatggaatgactgaaataaatcaactttttgatgatattctaattgtatGACTAGCACCTGTGCAGTACATACATATTTATAACAGCAAGGGATGTTCAATGTGTTGTCATCCTCAGAAAACATTGGCAAAGTATTTCAAAGGAGTGGATCAGCAAAtggaaaatttaaaaaaagactttGAGAAACATTTCAAAGGCCTTCCCAAGGACCTGGATACGCAAAAGGTATGTTCACTTTACACACAACACAGCGTGCAAGGCCACTGTGTGGAATTTGGTCCATTGGGGACCAGTATTATAAACTCTTACCTAGAGCGACAGGGGAGCATTCAGTGTTAGCCAGCCTGTTCATCGacagaacaatatattttttgtttgctaTATAGCTCTAGGATCCTATTTTGCAACCTTTTGGATATGTCCTCTAAGCCCCAATGGTGGTTGATGTGTACAGCTCTATCTTAGAAACAAATTggtacatttgattaatttgacCAATCTACCTAGTTTTAATAGGGCTCTAAAGCAAAACTAATTGTCTTGGATCTAAGATTTTCCCTCAGTTGCTCTGGATGAGATAGTCTGCTAAATTAATGTGTGAGAGCATTCCAACTGCCTTTAAAGAAAACGTATAATATGTTAGCTTCTGTCCTTAAACCGGTAGTCAGAGGTGAACTTTCTTTAATAGCATACGTttaagatgttgatcttccatagatcttacatgttctccaataattataaagttaacacagtcttttatgccagaacACATAGGAGGCAGTCAATGGTTATAGCCAACCattccaataagaaaggtttatcctataAAATACCCTTGTATCGTATGTTCCAATATATGGTCCATGGGCCTATTCACagagcctatgacagtcacatggacaactcCTATCAGGATGTATGAGCAGGATGTATGGGCAGGATGTATGGTTAGGATGTATGGAAAGAATGTGTGGGGTCCATCAGTAATGGGCATCACATCCTACCTAtcgtcctttgttcagagttagcaAGCACtaatgcattgtgttaaatttcTCATGTCCATAATCTTGCaaatattatgtaaataatttaacacTTCTCTCTTAGTCTCTTGGGGATTGTATTATACATCTGTAtacactctctctctgcagaCTGTGATCGACAAAGCCTATCAGCATATTGTCTCTCTGTACCTCCAACACCTTGTGCAGAGTAACTATGGGAAGCTGGTCAAAAGATGGGATGACATTGGAGAAAGAGTGACACAGGATGCTGAGCTCCTTCACGTGATTTTCTCTGGCCTGGTGAGATAGCTGCACCTGTACACTAGATACTATGAACATATACACTTAATAAACTACATGTGGCTAATGTTGCTTctactgacattttcatcagAATCCTGATGTGAAACAGTGGAACCTCATACTACTGAAAGTGGTCGAAGTGCTTAATTGCGGCGATGTAGAAAGCCTGAAGATAATAATCTGTGTGATACTGAGGGACTGCTTCAGTACAGGGTAAAACAACCACTCCTTATATGGATAAGTATACTGCAGGTTTTTGAGTTCTGCATTATTAACAGCAATTACATTAATTCTATGATAACGTTATTCCATAGAGAATCTCTCAAATACAGAATGGCTAATCACTGACGATACGCTTGTTATCTccaattttatgtttttatccaTGCTTATCTCTGTTGTAGTACAGAGCACCTGCCTGCCCTGCTGCACTGGAAGGGAGGCCTGTCACGAAGACAGATCCAGGAGGTAATAGAGGCAAGCCAGGATGTGTACCCCACTAACCTGTCTGCACCCTGGTATGGCTGCCTTCTTTGCTGCTGACAGTGTGAACAGGGAAGTCTCAGACAGAAGACACCTGATGACCCCACTCTATGAACTCTGACCCTTAACCTTTCTACAAAACTTAACAATATTCTGTTCGCCTTTCTAAATAGTCGACTCCGTTCACCCATCTTGGGTACTCAATGTTAAGTTATTGTGTAGTGttttaatgagaaataaaacatattttaaattggAATCAAAACCGACTACAGCTTTTAATTCCGAAGTCAAGAGGTTTTAATCCTCATAAAATATGCCTCATGTGCTGAGTGTTTCAACACCTCCCTGTACATGAGAAAGGCAGTAAGGTTATCAGTCAAAAATGGGGAAACCCAGAACAGTCTGTTTGACATGTGGGAGGAGTTTTGTAGTATCGGAAATACCCAGCACATGAAAGAATCAGTAACTCACTCTGAATCCACtttggcatatatttttcactggaatgaaataaatacagaagAATCACATGGAAAAGGACTTCTACTTTGAATTAACTAAGTCACAAATACAAACGCAACAGCACAGCTCACCTTATGTTGACTTCCAATTAGCAGTTTATATGTCTCAGCCCAAAGAGGTCTGTCAACTAACATTATGATTATAGAGtttcaaagcaacatgaggCAACTACTAGAGTTCCAAAGAGGCCTAGTAGTTGGTGCCCAAATTGGTTCATCGGTCAAAAAAACTGCTAAATTCTTGAATATGTCAAGGAGAACAGTCTCATAAATCATGAGGGGTTATATAGCTTGCAGGGTGTCTTACATTGGATTTTTATAACTTGAGCTTTGCTTTGCCATGCTGTTTTAGAGACGAAAGTAGATTAATCACAGAAGATGCGGATGTGTAGCATACAACTGTGTTTATGGGAAACCAACAAGCACACAACTTACAAAATCATTTTCCAGGGGTATCCATAATAAACATCTGGCcagtaattaaaaaatatatatttttagaaggACTGGcacagacgggtgacaaattatGAGCCACCAGATCAGCATCAATGCGCCTTGGGATAGATTCTATGGAATTCTATTCCATGAGGAATTCCCctcattttgtgttttgatgatggtggagGAGAGCACAGTCTAACACGCCAGTCCAAAATCTCTCGCAGGGTGTCACattgggttgaaatctggtgactgtgaaggcAGTAGCATAAAATTCACATCactgttataatcatcaaactACTCAGTGTCCCCTTGTGCATTGCGGATGAGGGTGTTGTCTTTCTGGAAGAACGACTAAttaaccctctttcaaagtcactttcCTCTTGCCACCTTGTTCCAGAAttgaggtcaactgggcctgctcagaattgtatacatgccacagagctTGATAGGGATATTAATTGCTTAGCTGTATCATGCTGTAAACCTGTATTCAAGCATCTGCTTTCATTATATATCTCAactaatttattcatttttttctcctttaatttgtccccattctgtacatttcagggaaaacatttttgcaatgACATTCTGGCTAGATCAGTGAACCTGTGCACTTGTGTCTGTAATTGATAAAATCACTCTATGCTGCATGGTCATTTCTGTTGTGATCCGGCAGATGTGTTGCGATGAGTATGTACCGTACAGACCAGTAGATTATCTACCTGGTCTGTcgaatatacaggtgctggtcataaaatttgaatatcttcaaaaagttgatttatttcagtaatcttttccttcccttcacctctctattaatttgcttggacacagagctctgtgaacagccagcctctttagcaatgaccttttgtgtcttgccctccttgtgcaaggtgtcaatggtcgtcttttggacagctgtcaagtaagcagtcttccccatgattgtgtagcctacagaactagactgagagaccatttaaaggcctttgcaggtgttttgggttaattagctgattagagtgtggcaccaagtGTCTTCAATATCGAACCTATacacaatattaacatttttggagatactgaatttgggattttcattagttgtcagttataatcatcacaatcaaaagaaataaactctcaaaatatatcagtctgtgtggaatgaatgtatacattatataaaagtttaactttttgaatggaattactgaaataaatcaactttttgatgatattctaattttatgaccagcacctgtagtatAAATAGCTTGCAAGAGGGAGCACGGTTATGGCTTTTTTTTTAGCTAACTGAAATATTGAGCAGATAAAATCTCTCACTTCCTTAATTGGCAAACTGCTTTTCAAGTAGCTAATGGTATTCTGTATGAACCTCCGGTTGCATATCCGgtggcaaaaacacacaaaagttCAAAATAATGATAGCATGTGGTAcaacaaagacacagagagcCTAGACCCTTGACAATGAACatgtaaatcaatacatttgacGTGGATGTTATTAATGTGAACACAACATATAAAGTGTTGGTCCAATGTTTCATGAGATAAAAGATCACCTATTTACCACACACAAAAGCTTATTTCtttaatgtgaaatatttttaacTGGCCAATTTCCTTATATGAACTCTGCTCACTAATGTTTGTTTAGTTTACTTACCATTTCACTGACAAATAGGTAACAATGACTGGAATTACTGACTAACCAATTAAAAGGAAGATTCAACTATATACTTGGAAAGCACCcttttattatataaataaatccaGACACAAACCACAATCTACATATTAAGGAATCTATattaacatacactcacctaaaggattatttgagGCATTTTCTTTACATAAAGCAAAGAAAATGCCTCAAatacattagcattttatttgtcTCCAGACACTGAAGTAGCTGTAAAAACATTTGCTACCCCAAGGTACATCATAAGGACGAAAGCATAACatttatattacattacatgtatatacatttgtatattaCATTGCACCATCAAATGCTTACAATGTAAGTCTCTTTAAGAATGCCCAAAATCCAAAGGCTATTTTGCATCTACCTATACAGTGAAGCACACAGGACAATGGATAAACACTGGATGGTTAACACTGCTAAATAAGAACATTCCACACTCATTTAACCTGCACCATGGAAAAAAAAGATGGGGTATCCCGAGAGCTGGTGGTGTCCTGGTTGACCACGAAAGTCTTCTTCACTCTTTTCACAGCCGAGGCAGAAAGGTTGGACTTAAGGTTAAGTAGAGCAGACACCTGGATTTCACTGTAGGTAAAGGAGAAAGGATGTTCAATGAGACACCACCTTGTGTGTAAGGTCGGCCTTGTGCGAGGAACTTAAACTGAATATAGcattaaaatctaaatgttgagctttataaatattaactactaaaaaaaaataataacttgATACAGCTGTTGAGTTAGATAATAAATGTCCTGCTGTACtaatttgaatcctgaatgctgtcTTAAATCTGTGATGTATGAGCTTGAAACAATGAGTTGAATCAAATAAATAACCATTTGGTTGATTGAGGCTGCTGTCTGATCTAAACACAAATGCAGTCCCATTCTGTAGCAATTAAAGGTGGCAGCAGTGAAATGAACTTTTAATGGATCTCAGGGGTTTCTGATATATGAGCACAGTTTAGTGCTGTGTACATGCATTCAATGATGCTTCATGTCTAAGAAAAGCTCTTAGCTgtgccatataccacacaccaCATGCCTTTTTGcttaaatatattgatacagttgAGTATGCAAAGGTGGTACAAAATCAAACCGCTTCAGTATTGTGTAAAAACATTGACCATTTTGTAAGTAAAACATATGTTCAACCTGAGGTCAGGGTATGTTTGACTCAGCGTCGCAATCTCAAGCTGTATAGACGAAATGTCTTGGAGCCTCAGCACTTCAGCAATCTTGGCCAGGACCTCAGAGAGCCACTCCTGCCTGGAACCCTGTGACAACAAACATCCCATTAGGCCTCTCtctcatttgtgtgtgtctgcgtctaATCACTCTTTTTGCTCCCTGACATTCTGATTAAGGGCCAACTCACACTACGAGGGTCTCTATCAACGCGCTCTACGGATGACATTTGCACCATGAAGTATTACAAACGTGTCGCAGAAACCAAGCATGGCTATAGCCAAAAAAAGAAACCTTTTGTAGCATCCCTTTTCTATGATCATGGCAAATAGGTTCAGAAACTGTTGCCTCATTACAATTTTACTTCCTCAATAAAGCATGCGTGCTTCCTTCCCATCTCAAGGCAGCTAAACATTAGCTAAAATTACAAGCATGCTTTCTTTTAGCTAATGTTTAGCTGCCATGTGACAGGAAGATTGTTCTGACTTACAGCCTAGGTTCCTGTCATCTGGGTTCTCCTGCATTTATACTGTTTTGGTCCTGTTCTCTGCTTGTCTTCGGCATCCAGCATTTCTCCACAACAGACAAAAATGTAGATTACAACAGTATTCTCACCGCTTCAGTGAACAGTTCGTGTAGTCTCTGGCCAtcctcacacacagacctggcAGCCTGCTCCTGCATTTCTTTGTCTCTAAGCTTGATCTTCCTCTGTAGAAGCCTCCTCACGTACTCCACTGTCACCTCCAAGTGAAGCTGGCTCAGCAGCTCCTTTATAACCGTACaatcaaacaatcaatcaaccaaCCAACAAACCAGGCAATCAATCATTCCATCTCTCAATAAGTCCATCAAAGTACCTGATGGCAGGTGTCAGTCAAGCCCTTAAGATCCTGGATGTGTTCGCTAATTCCTTTTAACAGTGTTTCAAACACATGTTTCTTCTCCAACCAGACAGGTGTCCCCAGAGCTTTGTATTGAGACTATGTGTGTGGAGAAGAGGGggcaaatagaaaataaattaacaaagtAAGTAGCAGCAAATGTCATGTTATGACAAATTTTTCTTAATTCAAACTTTTCCAAGGTTTGGAGCTACCTTGAGATCCTTGTGTATGGGGCTTGTTAAAAACGTGTAGCCACAGTTCTTTAGATCAGCTATTATGGACAGACAGCATTCTTTTACATCCAATGGAAAGATATCTGCTTTCTTCACAATATAGTCCCTATGTGGAATCATACAAGTGAAATTAGATGCCTAGTTTGTCAGGATTATCATGTCAATATGAACATTACACCATACAAAGGGAAAGTAAAGTATACCTGAATTGTTCAACACAAGCAAGATTGGCCATGATCACAGTTCTGCTGTTTTTTTGGTTGACTCCCTTGATAACTTTTTCCTGGAATTGCTTGTAGCTGCAAGTGAGTAATTTGGTACATTAATAACCATTCTAAATTTGATTTGGAGTGGTTACAGTTGTGAGAAAAGTTGGTAGACCCTTATGAATAACTTGCATAAACCGCTCCTAAAATAAGATCTGATCTTCATCAAAGTCATAAAAATAACTTTGAAAATAATCggttaaaaatacaataaaggaTTGGTTAAAAATACCTCCTAAACATTGTGAAAGACTGATCAGCAACTACAGAGAGGTTAATGCGGCAAAAATGTCCACCTGTAACTAAAAATCAGGGTTCATGAACTTTTTCCAGGCTATGCTCTTCATGTTTGACCAATGCGTTCAATATTGAGACATTCCTGTGTGTTATTTGTAaaatcacacatgaacatgaGACTATTTTAGGAGCCATTTATGAAGGCATGCAGGTAAATGATAAGCGCTCAATCCTTTTCTCGCAACTCTACTTCCGGACTTGTAACTTGTTGTTCTGTGTTGCAAAAAGTGCATGTTACCTATTCAAGAAGTCTTTCAACAGGCACACAATAATTTGGACTTTGGAAGTGTCTTCCAAAACTGTCTCTATAGATATCACTGCAGCATTAATGCACTAAAAGGGAAACAGAAAATGATCATTCATTACGTGACTAAATGAATAGTAAAAGAAATGATGACAAATAATTCCTATATGTTGTTTACTTGAATGACGTCGATAGCCAAGGGGCTAAAGTAACAGTTGTCTCTGAGCTCAGACTCAGAACCCTCCCTCCAGGCTTGCTCCACATCCTTCAGCATTTTGTTGAGTAATGTTTGAACCCCTGTCTGGAAATAGAGCATAAACAAAATGATGCATTTAACAAAGTATATCTTCATTTCTGGGCAAATactgtcaaatatttatttatagtcATTCAATACCTTTTTGGCAGGCA
This window contains:
- the tnfaip2b gene encoding tumor necrosis factor alpha-induced protein 2 isoform X3 translates to MTPTHPLLLALHPRVSEEVSQFNTEWEMEKEQLASDHQDLLSHIDLTVKSSLSLDKDGLQALKSAVKAILQEEEQDRRWLNQDGKRPAWRPSECRHHHNTVLKSLVEERMVNAELSPEESNELRSSLQRDVCGKGRCLQKDLLRVVKEVKGCYPKDMDICNLYGKMYHQAFSTEIRKILEYGLGMADCSYLLYWVNVAYPEILQNPDLKKEINCETLGKLLSLELTTPLEEQYLSHQETGVQTLLNKMLKDVEQAWREGSESELRDNCYFSPLAIDVIQCINAAVISIETVLEDTSKVQIIVCLLKDFLNSYKQFQEKVIKGVNQKNSRTVIMANLACVEQFRDYIVKKADIFPLDVKECCLSIIADLKNCGYTFLTSPIHKDLKSQYKALGTPVWLEKKHVFETLLKGISEHIQDLKGLTDTCHQELLSQLHLEVTVEYVRRLLQRKIKLRDKEMQEQAARSVCEDGQRLHELFTEAGSRQEWLSEVLAKIAEVLRLQDISSIQLEIATLSQTYPDLSEIQVSALLNLKSNLSASAVKRVKKTFVVNQDTTSSRDTPSFFSMVQVK
- the si:dkey-196h17.9 gene encoding uncharacterized protein si:dkey-196h17.9, which encodes MPSQVILELGLTLLGCFSSKELLGHPDLWNESIQAVDLLLLTDWISQAERKLLAVVQEDLFTSLGRILENEESSRQVCVSVDEAFVHVHLDVIQCINAVLERANMLSQTLKLKVQRVCWEELKDFVERYVIVKKKHLKQKSKMGTMHLFKITNTCKELSLYASVIAVDYTSLNADQTISPLEELETLALKLLMDRQIQHAQKTLAKYFKGVDQQMENLKKDFEKHFKGLPKDLDTQKTVIDKAYQHIVSLYLQHLVQSNYGKLVKRWDDIGERVTQDAELLHVIFSGLNPDVKQWNLILLKVVEVLNCGDVESLKIIICVILRDCFSTGTEHLPALLHWKGGLSRRQIQEVIEASQDVYPTNLSAPWYGCLLCC